A single genomic interval of Rhododendron vialii isolate Sample 1 chromosome 3a, ASM3025357v1 harbors:
- the LOC131320263 gene encoding uncharacterized protein LOC131320263 isoform X2, protein MDSNDGVLSAAAAAAKDASAAFHREKFSECMHVLNQLLQNNGDDPKVLHNIAIARSFQDGCSDPKKLLVLLNNVRAIIWFHFHEHAKAYSILDSLYQKIEQIDEGIALRICLLFLDVALASVDPWKFFDVLNYLEKACSVSNTISQIGSSNFEAKSSSLPSPSSAPDASESPLSRTLLEENLETLISNIDMSGRNLAGLSGLQSSNNRMWAPSDHSVSTCDLRLKLQLYKVQLLLLTRNLKAAKREVKMAMAMNVAHGKDSSMALLLKSQLEYDRGNYPKAIKLLMTSSNQTEIGISSIYNNNMGCIYYRLGKYHTSSIFFSKALINSSSLRKENPKMLSTFSQDKSLEIIYNCGVQYLACGKPILAARCFHKASLIFCRRPLLWLRIAECCLVAVEKGLAKSSSAQSNKSEVKVRVIGNGKWRQLAVENGNFGKGGFVGKDNGFLGDDKEPNLSLPFARQCLFNALYLLNCLESKYTNFASPYSSTSEENRRKNSDNKSSSVSDPKGSHLSNANVDSKEQKGGSAPNATLQSSILNYEEICRRENMMIKQALLADLAYVELHLGNPLKALSTARSLLELPECSRIYIFLGNVYAAESLCLLNRPKEAAQHLLIYLSSGTHVELPYTEVDCEQWRVEKIVDLEESNGGFLNSKNSSLDETQDVVFLKPEEAQGTLLANLAVISAVHGDAEQAHRFVMQALSIMPDSPEAILSSIFVDLTIGKIQEALTKLKQCSRVGFLLGTSH, encoded by the exons ATGGATTCGAACGACGGCGTTCTGTCTGCAGCCGCCGCTGCCGCCAAGGACGCGAGTGCTGCCTTCCATCGGGAGAAGTTTTCCGAATGCATGCATGTGTTGAACCAGCTGTTGCAGAACAACGGCGACGATCCGAAG GTTCTTCACAACATTGCTATTGCCAGGTCCTTTCAAGATGGTTGCTCGGATCCCAAGAAGTTACTTGTATTACTTAATAACGTCAGG GCAATTATCTGGTTTCATTTTCATGAACATGCAAAGGCGTATTCTATTCTGGATTCTTTATATCAGAAGATTGAGCAAATAGATGAG GGGATAGCTCTCCGTATTTGCCTATTGTTCCTGGATGTTGCATTAGCTTCTGTGGATCCTTGGAAGTTTTTT GATGTACTTAATTATTTGGAGAAAGCTTGTTCTGTTAGTAACACAATCAGTCAAATTGGATCTTCCAACTTTGAGGCAAAATCTTCTTCACTTCCAAGCCCCTCATCTGCTCCAGATGCTTCTGAAAGTCCTTTATCTAGAACTTTATTGGAGGAGAATCTTGAAACCCTGATTTCAAATATTGACATGAGTGGACGGAATCTAGCAGGACTGTCGGGCCTACAATCTTCGAATAATCGCATGTGGGCCCCATCGGATCATTCTGTTTCGACTTGTGATCTGAGACTGAAGTTGCAACTTTACAAggttcaacttcttcttctaaCTAGAAACCTCAAGGCTGCTAAGCGTGAAGTTAAGATGGCTATGGCTATGAATGTAGCACATGGGAAAGATTCTTCCATGGCTCTGCTATTGAAATCCCAACTGGAGTACGATCGTGGGAACTACCCTAAGGCCATCAAACTATTGATGACATCAAGTAATCAGACGGAAATTGGGATTTCAAGCATATACAACAATAATATGGGTTGCATCTATTATCGACTTGGAAAATACCACACATCGAGTATATTCTTTTCCAAGGCTTTGATTAATAGTTCATCTCTCCGGAAGGAAAACCCTAAAATGCTTTCAACTTTCTCACAAGACAAATCTCTCGAAATAATATACAACTGTGGTGTGCAGTACTTGGCTTGTGGGAAACCAATACTTGCCGCTCGTTGTTTCCACAAGGCCAGTTTAATTTTCTGCAGACGGCCTCTGTTGTGGCTCCGAATTGCTGAATGTTGTCTAGTGGCAGTAGAGAAAGGACTTGCGAAATCCAGTTCAGCCCAATCCAATAAATCAGAAGTTAAAGTTCGTGTTATCggaaatggaaaatggagacagCTTGCTGTAGAGAATGGTAATTTTGGTAAGGGGGGTTTTGTTGGAAAGGACAATGGGTTTTTGGGTGATGATAAAGAACCTAACCTCTCGTTGCCCTTTGCCCGACAGTGTCTGTTCAATGCCCTGTACTTGTTGAACTGTTTAGAATCAAAGTATACGAATTTTGCTTCCCCTTATAGTTCCACCTCGGAGGAAAACAGGCGTAAGAATTCAGATAACAAGAGTTCATCTGTTAGTGATCCCAAGGGATCTCATCTCTCAAATGCAAATGTGGATTCTAAAGAACAGAAGGGTGGAAGTGCTCCTAATGCCACCTTACAGAGCTCCATATTGAATTATGAAGAGATTTGTAGAAGAGAGAATATGATGATCAAGCAAGCTCTCCTAGCTGACTTGGCATACGTGGAGTTGCACTTAGGAAACCCTTTGAAGGCCCTGTCAACAGCAAGGAGTCTATTAGAACTTCCAGAATGTTCCAGGATATACATTTTCCTAGGCAATGTATATGCAGCTGAGTCCCTCTGCCTCCTAAACCGGCCAAAGGAAGCTGCTCAGCATTTGTTGATCTATTTGTCCAGTGGGACCCATGTTGAACTCCCTTACACTGAGGTGGACTGTGAACAATGGCGGGTTGAGAAAATTGTGGACCTCGAAGAGTCGAATGGCGGGTTTTTGAATTCCAAGAACTCTTCACTTGATGAAACACAAGATGTTGTTTTCCTCAAGCCCGAGGAGGCACAAGGGACTCTTTTGGCAAATTTAGCTGTGATTTCTGCAGTGCACGGAGATGCTGAGCAGGCCCACCGGTTTGTAATGCAAGCTTTATCCATAATGCCCGATAGTCCAGAAGCGATTCTCAGTTCAATTTTCGTGGATCTCACAATCGGGAAGATACAAGAGGCTCTTACCAAGTTGAAACAGTGTAGTCGTGTTGGATTCCTCTTGGGCACTTCACACTAG
- the LOC131320264 gene encoding putative clathrin assembly protein At5g35200, protein MSGGTQNSLRKALGAIKDTTTVSLAKVNSDYKELDIAIVKATNHVERPAKEKYIKAIFAAVSATRPRADVAYCIHALARRLSKTQNWAVALKTLIVIHRALREVDPTFHEELNNYGRSRSHMLNLAHFKDDSSPSAWDYSAWVRTYALFLEERMECYRVLKYDVEADRPRTKDLDTPGLLEQLPALQQLLSRVLGCQPEGAAVGNFVIQLALSMVASESINIYNAISDGTVNLVDKFFEMPHVDALRALDIYRRAGQQAERLSEFYEICKGLDIRRGETFIKIEQPPASFMQAMEEYAREAPRGSTFRKDQVKSASPKVILAIEDKKTAEMLEARPPSPPKPEPEPEPEPKPEPEPVKVEAPVATNPPDLLGLNDPHPAASELDEKNAMALAIVPVGDQPTTAGSPLTNGATGWELALVTAPSSNGSASTTSKLGGGLDKLTLDSLYDDAIRRTNQNASYNPWEQGPMVGPLMPQIAHDPFFASHSVAAPHSVQMAAMANQQQAFMFQQQQQQQMMMMMMMGQQQQQQPSNPFANAYGANVHPYGPGMPVQAQNPFTRLV, encoded by the exons ATGTCAGGAGGAACGCAGAATAGTTTGAGGAAAGCACTGGGAGCCATTAAGGATACCACCACAGTCAGTTTGGCAAAAGTAAATAGTGATTACAAG GAGTTGGATATTGCAATTGTTAAGGCCACGAATCATGTTGAGCGTCCAGcgaaagaaaaatacataaaag CTATTTTTGCTGCTGTTTCAGCTACAAGGCCTCGAGCTGACGTTGCATATTGCATACATGCACTGGCTAGACGATTGTCAAAGACACAAAATTGGGCG GTTGCATTGAAAACTTTAATTGTTATTCATCGTGCCTTGAGAGAAGTGGACCCAACTTTTCATGAAGAGCTTAACAACTATGGAAGGAGTAGAAGCCACATGCTCAACTTGGCCCATTTCAAAGATGATTCCAGTCCCAGTG CATGGGATTATTCTGCTTGGGTTCGAACTTATGCCTTGTTTTTAGAGGAGAGGATGGAATGTTATCGTGTATTGAAGTATGATGTCGAGGCGGACCGCCCT AGAACTAAAGATTTGGACACACCAGGATTGCTTGAGCAGTTACCAGCTTTGCAGCAGCTTCTCTCTCGTGTTCTTGGTTGCCAG CCAGAAGGAGCAGCAGTTGGTAATTTTGTGATTCAATTAGCTCTCTCTATG GTTGCTTCTGAAAGCATTAACATCTATAATGCTATCAGTGATGGTACTGTTAATTTGGTTGACAAG TTCTTTGAGATGCCCCACGTTGATGCTCTTAGGGCTTTGGATATATACCGGAGAGCTGGGCAACAG GCAGAGAGGCTATCAGAGTTCTATGAAATATGCAAAGGCCTTGACATCAGACGTGGAGAAACTTTTATCAAGATTGAACAG CCACCTGCATCATTTATGCAAGCAATGGAAGAGTATGCGAGGGAAGCTCCACGGGGTTCAACATTTCGCAAGGATCAG gttaaaagtgctagtCCCAAGGTAATCTTGGCCATAGAGGACAAAAAGACTGCAGAGATGCTTGAGGCACGACCACCATCCCCACCTAAACCAGAACCAGAACCAGAACCAGAACCAAAACCAGAACCAGAACCAGTTAAGGTGGAAGCTCCTGTTGCTACTAATCCACCTGATCTACTG GGTTTGAACGATCCTCATCCAGCTGCTTCAGAATTAGATGAGAAGAATGCTATGGCATTGGCTATCGTGCCTGTTG GTGATCAACCAACTACTGCTGGCTCACCTCTCACAAATGGAGCAACAGGCTGGGAACTGGCTCTTGTTACTGCACCTAGCTCAAATGGGAGTGCCTCAACTACTAGCAAACTG GGTGGAGGTCTCGACAAACTTACACTTGACAGCCTGTACGATGATGCAATAAGGAGAACCAACCAAAATGCGAGCTATAACCCATGGGAGCAGGGGCCAATGGTGGGTCCCCTGATGCCACAGATAGCACACGACCCATTCTTTGCCTCCCACTCTGTGGCGGCCCCACATTCTGTGCAGATGGCAGCCATGGCTAACCAGCAGCAAGCTTTCATGttccagcagcagcagcagcagcagatgatgatgatgatgatgatgggccaacaacagcaacaacagcCTTCAAATCCTTTCGCAAATGCATATGGAGCAAATGTTCATCCCTATGGGCCCGGTATGCCTGTCCAAGCCCAAAATCCGTTCACGAGACTCGTGTAA
- the LOC131320262 gene encoding zinc finger BED domain-containing protein DAYSLEEPER-like — protein METPTENNVLATVETQAIMETPTFVETPTFVETPPNKRRKKKSAVWEHFYIENMGDGSRRACCKICKQSFAYSNGSKVAGTSHLKRHIAKGTCPVVLRNQERDPLSPYSAPSKMGGTDPPKRRYRTPSSSAYYGFDPDRCRHEIAQMIIMHDYPLHMVEHPGFIAFAKNLQPRFDMVSFNTIQGDCVATYLREKQSLQKVIEAIPGRLCLTLDLWTSRQSMGYVFLTGHFIDPDWKLHRKILNVVMEPYPESDSAFGHAVSACLSDWNMDGRLFSLTLNQPLSEAGLENLRALLSIKNPLMLSGQLLVGNCLARTLSSIAQEALTVAHETVNKIRDAVKHVKTSESNEERFLELKQQLQVPSTKSLALDNRKQWNTTYEMLVAASELKEVFSCLDTSDPDYEEPPSMEVWKQVETLCVYLKLLFDTATVLTAPVIQTTNLFFHEAWKIQLELSRGISSEDPFISNLTKPMQEKFDKYWKDCCLVLAIAVVMDPRFKMKLVEFSFTKIYGDDAANYVKIVDEGIHELFLEYVSLPLPLTPTYMEVANGINIGPEDANGGTFLSNDELGLTDFDMFIMESASQQSRSELDQYLEESLLPRVHEFDVLGWWKLNKTKYPTLSKMARDILTIPVCTIGGDSVFDTARKEMDNYRCSLRPETLEALLCAKDWLKCEPVETSKSLVKVEFPI, from the coding sequence ATGGAGACGCCTACTGAGAACAATGTTCTAGCCACTGTGGAAACACAAGCCATTATGGAAACACCTACCTTCGTGGAAACACCAACCTTTGTGGAAACACCACCTAACAAGCGGAGGAAAAAGAAGTCTGCAGTGTGGGAGCACTTTTACATCGAAAATATGGGTGATGGATCCAGAAGGGCATGCTGTAAGATATGTAAGCAATCTTTTGCATACAGCAACGGTTCGAAAGTAGCAGGTACAAGCCACCTCAAACGCCACATTGCCAAGGGGACTTGCCCTGTAGTACTTCGAAACCAGGAGAGGGACCCATTATCTCCGTACAGTGCACCATCAAAGATGGGTGGAACCGATCCACCGAAAAGGAGGTACAGAACTCCTTCCTCATCAGCTTACTATGGATTCGATCCTGACCGTTGCCGCCACGAGATCGCTCAGATGATCATCATGCACGATTACCCGCTTCACATGGTTGAACATCCTGGTTTTATTGCTTTCGCCAAGAATCTTCAGCCGCGGTTCGATATGGTGAGTTTCAACACCATCCAAGGGGATTGTGTTGCCACATACCTTAGGGAAAAGCAAAGCCTTCAGAAGGTGATTGAAGCAATCCCCGGACGGCTATGCCTTACACTTGACTTGTGGACTTCTAGGCAATCCATGGGCTATGTGTTTCTGACTGGACATTTTATCGATCCAGATTGGAAGTTACACCGGAAAATTCTCAATGTTGTGATGGAACCATATCCTGAGTCAGATTCTGCTTTTGGACACGCCGTTTCGGCTTGCCTTTCTGATTGGAATATGGACGGCAGGTTATTTTCTCTCACTTTAAACCAACCCTTGAGTGAAGCTGGACTTGAAAATCTTAGAGCTTTACTTTCTATCAAGAATCCACTAATGCTCAGTGGCCAGTTGTTGGTTGGGAATTGCCTTGCTCGTACTTTAAGCAGCATAGCCCAAGAAGCATTAACGGTAGCGCATGAAACTGTCAACAAAATAAGGGATGCTGTGAAGCACGTGAAGACGTCAGAATCGAACGAGGAGAGATTTTTAGAGCTTAAGCAACAACTTCAAGTTCCTAGCACAAAGAGCCTAGCTCTTGACAACCGAAAGCAGTGGAACACAACTTATGAAATGTTGGTGGCTGCTTCTGAGTTGAAGGAAGTGTTTTCTTGCTTGGATACCTCTGATCCCGATTATGAGGAACCGCCGTCTATGGAAGTATGGAAGCAAGTAGAAACTCTCTGCGTATACTTAAAACTCCTTTTTGACACAGCTACTGTTTTGACAGCTCCTGTTATTCAAACAACAAACTTGTTTTTCCACGAAGCGTGGAAAATTCAGTTGGAGCTGTCGCGTGGCATTTCTAGCGAAGATCCCTTCATTAGCAACCTCACCAAACCAATGCAAGAAAAGTTTGATAAGTATTGGAAAGATTGCTGTTTAGTTTTAGCGATTGCAGTGGTTATGGACCCCAGGTTCAAGATGAAGCTCGTTGAATTTAGTTTCACGAAAATCTACGGTGATGATGCTGCCAATTATGTCAAGATCGTTGATGAGGGAATCCATGAGCTCTTTCTTGAATATGTGTCTCTTCCTCTGCCTCTGACCCCTACCTACATGGAAGTAGCAAATGGCATAAACATTGGCCCTGAGGATGCCAATGGAGGAACATTTCTATCGAATGATGAGCTTGGCCTTACGGATTTCGACATGTTTATAATGGAGTCGGCAAGTCAGCAGTCAAGGTCGGAGTTGGATCAATATCTGGAGGAGTCTCTGTTACCACGTGTCCATGAATTCGATGTTTTGGGATGGTGGAAACTAAACAAGACGAAGTACCCTACTCTGTCAAAGATGGCTCGTGATATTTTGACGATTCCGGTTTGTACCATCGGTGGAGACTCAGTGTTTGACACGGCGAGGAAAGAGATGGACAATTACCGGTGCTCTTTACGACCAGAGACTTTGGAGGCTCTCCTATGCGCCAAGGATTGGCTCAAGTGCGAACCGGTTGAAACTTCGAAGTCGCTCGTTAAAGTGGAGTTCCCGATTTAG
- the LOC131320263 gene encoding uncharacterized protein LOC131320263 isoform X1, whose product MDSNDGVLSAAAAAAKDASAAFHREKFSECMHVLNQLLQNNGDDPKVLHNIAIARSFQDGCSDPKKLLVLLNNVRRRSIELAHVSEEHADTVSNVANKAALGSKGTNSVPQHFSTANNSHFGYGDKLDTSVTLINIAIIWFHFHEHAKAYSILDSLYQKIEQIDEGIALRICLLFLDVALASVDPWKFFDVLNYLEKACSVSNTISQIGSSNFEAKSSSLPSPSSAPDASESPLSRTLLEENLETLISNIDMSGRNLAGLSGLQSSNNRMWAPSDHSVSTCDLRLKLQLYKVQLLLLTRNLKAAKREVKMAMAMNVAHGKDSSMALLLKSQLEYDRGNYPKAIKLLMTSSNQTEIGISSIYNNNMGCIYYRLGKYHTSSIFFSKALINSSSLRKENPKMLSTFSQDKSLEIIYNCGVQYLACGKPILAARCFHKASLIFCRRPLLWLRIAECCLVAVEKGLAKSSSAQSNKSEVKVRVIGNGKWRQLAVENGNFGKGGFVGKDNGFLGDDKEPNLSLPFARQCLFNALYLLNCLESKYTNFASPYSSTSEENRRKNSDNKSSSVSDPKGSHLSNANVDSKEQKGGSAPNATLQSSILNYEEICRRENMMIKQALLADLAYVELHLGNPLKALSTARSLLELPECSRIYIFLGNVYAAESLCLLNRPKEAAQHLLIYLSSGTHVELPYTEVDCEQWRVEKIVDLEESNGGFLNSKNSSLDETQDVVFLKPEEAQGTLLANLAVISAVHGDAEQAHRFVMQALSIMPDSPEAILSSIFVDLTIGKIQEALTKLKQCSRVGFLLGTSH is encoded by the exons ATGGATTCGAACGACGGCGTTCTGTCTGCAGCCGCCGCTGCCGCCAAGGACGCGAGTGCTGCCTTCCATCGGGAGAAGTTTTCCGAATGCATGCATGTGTTGAACCAGCTGTTGCAGAACAACGGCGACGATCCGAAG GTTCTTCACAACATTGCTATTGCCAGGTCCTTTCAAGATGGTTGCTCGGATCCCAAGAAGTTACTTGTATTACTTAATAACGTCAGG AGAAGGAGTATCGAGCTTGCTCATGTATCTGAGGAGCATGCAGACACTGTCAGTAATGTTGCCAACAAAGCTGCTTTAGGATCTAAAGGAACTAATAGTGTGCCACAACATTTCTCCACTGCAAATAATTCACATTTTGGTTACGGCGACAAACTTGACACTTCTGTGACACTGATAAATATA GCAATTATCTGGTTTCATTTTCATGAACATGCAAAGGCGTATTCTATTCTGGATTCTTTATATCAGAAGATTGAGCAAATAGATGAG GGGATAGCTCTCCGTATTTGCCTATTGTTCCTGGATGTTGCATTAGCTTCTGTGGATCCTTGGAAGTTTTTT GATGTACTTAATTATTTGGAGAAAGCTTGTTCTGTTAGTAACACAATCAGTCAAATTGGATCTTCCAACTTTGAGGCAAAATCTTCTTCACTTCCAAGCCCCTCATCTGCTCCAGATGCTTCTGAAAGTCCTTTATCTAGAACTTTATTGGAGGAGAATCTTGAAACCCTGATTTCAAATATTGACATGAGTGGACGGAATCTAGCAGGACTGTCGGGCCTACAATCTTCGAATAATCGCATGTGGGCCCCATCGGATCATTCTGTTTCGACTTGTGATCTGAGACTGAAGTTGCAACTTTACAAggttcaacttcttcttctaaCTAGAAACCTCAAGGCTGCTAAGCGTGAAGTTAAGATGGCTATGGCTATGAATGTAGCACATGGGAAAGATTCTTCCATGGCTCTGCTATTGAAATCCCAACTGGAGTACGATCGTGGGAACTACCCTAAGGCCATCAAACTATTGATGACATCAAGTAATCAGACGGAAATTGGGATTTCAAGCATATACAACAATAATATGGGTTGCATCTATTATCGACTTGGAAAATACCACACATCGAGTATATTCTTTTCCAAGGCTTTGATTAATAGTTCATCTCTCCGGAAGGAAAACCCTAAAATGCTTTCAACTTTCTCACAAGACAAATCTCTCGAAATAATATACAACTGTGGTGTGCAGTACTTGGCTTGTGGGAAACCAATACTTGCCGCTCGTTGTTTCCACAAGGCCAGTTTAATTTTCTGCAGACGGCCTCTGTTGTGGCTCCGAATTGCTGAATGTTGTCTAGTGGCAGTAGAGAAAGGACTTGCGAAATCCAGTTCAGCCCAATCCAATAAATCAGAAGTTAAAGTTCGTGTTATCggaaatggaaaatggagacagCTTGCTGTAGAGAATGGTAATTTTGGTAAGGGGGGTTTTGTTGGAAAGGACAATGGGTTTTTGGGTGATGATAAAGAACCTAACCTCTCGTTGCCCTTTGCCCGACAGTGTCTGTTCAATGCCCTGTACTTGTTGAACTGTTTAGAATCAAAGTATACGAATTTTGCTTCCCCTTATAGTTCCACCTCGGAGGAAAACAGGCGTAAGAATTCAGATAACAAGAGTTCATCTGTTAGTGATCCCAAGGGATCTCATCTCTCAAATGCAAATGTGGATTCTAAAGAACAGAAGGGTGGAAGTGCTCCTAATGCCACCTTACAGAGCTCCATATTGAATTATGAAGAGATTTGTAGAAGAGAGAATATGATGATCAAGCAAGCTCTCCTAGCTGACTTGGCATACGTGGAGTTGCACTTAGGAAACCCTTTGAAGGCCCTGTCAACAGCAAGGAGTCTATTAGAACTTCCAGAATGTTCCAGGATATACATTTTCCTAGGCAATGTATATGCAGCTGAGTCCCTCTGCCTCCTAAACCGGCCAAAGGAAGCTGCTCAGCATTTGTTGATCTATTTGTCCAGTGGGACCCATGTTGAACTCCCTTACACTGAGGTGGACTGTGAACAATGGCGGGTTGAGAAAATTGTGGACCTCGAAGAGTCGAATGGCGGGTTTTTGAATTCCAAGAACTCTTCACTTGATGAAACACAAGATGTTGTTTTCCTCAAGCCCGAGGAGGCACAAGGGACTCTTTTGGCAAATTTAGCTGTGATTTCTGCAGTGCACGGAGATGCTGAGCAGGCCCACCGGTTTGTAATGCAAGCTTTATCCATAATGCCCGATAGTCCAGAAGCGATTCTCAGTTCAATTTTCGTGGATCTCACAATCGGGAAGATACAAGAGGCTCTTACCAAGTTGAAACAGTGTAGTCGTGTTGGATTCCTCTTGGGCACTTCACACTAG